From a single Microbacterium murale genomic region:
- a CDS encoding GntR family transcriptional regulator, translating into MTKILSKSQQAYLWIKDRIAGQTYTPGYRLVLGTIAGELDMSVVPVREAIRQLEAEGLVHFEHNVGARVAMVDDTQYRHSMEALSILEGSATAMSARHLTADDLRQARAINARMIETLDHFDPPAFTQLNQQFHAALIAPCPNPRLHELVTVEMARLNRLRDSTFSFVPGRAHESVREHEQIVALIENGAPVVEIERAARDHHSATLDAYLTKKHPDEAVGMHVH; encoded by the coding sequence ATGACGAAGATCCTCAGCAAGTCGCAGCAGGCGTACCTCTGGATCAAAGACCGCATCGCCGGCCAGACGTACACGCCCGGGTACCGGCTGGTGCTCGGGACCATCGCCGGCGAACTCGACATGAGCGTCGTGCCGGTGCGGGAGGCCATCCGCCAGCTCGAGGCTGAGGGCCTCGTGCACTTCGAGCACAACGTGGGTGCCAGGGTCGCGATGGTCGATGACACCCAGTATCGGCACAGCATGGAGGCGCTCAGCATCCTCGAGGGCAGCGCGACCGCGATGTCGGCACGCCATCTGACCGCCGACGACCTGCGACAGGCTCGCGCGATCAACGCGCGGATGATCGAGACCCTCGACCATTTCGATCCGCCGGCTTTCACCCAGCTCAACCAGCAGTTCCATGCCGCGCTGATCGCGCCGTGTCCGAACCCTCGTCTGCACGAGCTGGTGACGGTCGAGATGGCTCGGCTGAATCGACTTCGCGACTCGACGTTCAGCTTCGTGCCGGGACGCGCCCACGAGTCGGTGCGCGAGCACGAGCAGATCGTCGCCCTGATCGAGAACGGTGCCCCCGTGGTCGAGATCGAGCGCGCTGCCCGCGACCATCACTCGGCAACACTCGACGCCTATCTCACGAAGAAGCACCCCGACGAGGCCGTCGGCATGCACGTCCACTGA